The genomic interval AGGCCGGGAAGGTCCACCAGTGCCAAGGCGTCGTCCTGGCAGGCGAGCTGCGAGGCCGCGGCGAGGAAGCCGTCGCGGTTGGCAAGGCCGTTCTTGGCCGCGCCTATGTTGCGGACGCCCGGCTTGGACAGCGTGCAGGAAATCTGGCTGCCGTTCTGCGGCAGGCGGAACATGGCGACGGCCGCTTCCTTGCCGCCGGCCAGCTTCAGGCGGAACGGACCGGCGCGGTCGCCCTTGCCGAGAGAGTGCGTCAGCGTCGCGAATTTCGCCGCTTCCGAGATCGTGAAGAGGCGCGCCGCGGACTTTCCGACGATGTCGCCCTGGACGAGATCGGTCGCCGCGCCGGTCGCGAACACGACGGTGCCGTTCCCATCCACTTCGAACAGGAAATCGGCGTTGGCGAAGGCAAAGCCCAGGAGGCGGGCGGCTTCGATCATGGAATAATGACCCCGGCAGCAGGTCACTGTCGCACGACAACCCCTAGGAATGTGTAAAGCCGGAACTCAACGCGGCGGTGCGCGCAGCGCGTTGCCGAAGGCCGCGAAGATCGCGCGCGAGACCGGATTGTCCGACCAGGCCCATTCCGGGTGCCACTGCACGCCGAGCACGAAGCCTTTCGCGCCCGGCATCGACACCGCCTCGATCTGCCCGTCGGGCGCGAGCGCTTCGGCAAAAAGGCCGGGCGCTAGGCGGTCGATGCCCTGGGAATGCAGCGAGTTCACCCTGAACGTCCGTTCACGGATCAATTCCGCGAGCCGCCCCCCGGGCGCGACCTCGACCGGATGGGCCGGCCCGTATTGCTCGTCCAGCGGCGCGTCCTTCTTCTCGCGGTGATCGGCGCGGCCGGGGACTTCCTGGACGTGCTGGTGCAGCGTGCCGCCGAAGGCGACGTTGAGCTCCTGGAAGCCGCGGCAGATGGCGAGCACCGGCTTGCCCGCGGCGATGGCGGCGCGCAGCAGCGGCAGCGCGGTGGCGTCGCGATGCTCGTCCTGCAGCACGCCGGGCCTGGGCGCCGGGCCGCCATAGTGCCTGGGCGCGACGTTCGACGGCGAGCCGGTGAACAGGAGCCCGTCGATGCCGGCGAGGAAATCCTCCGCCGCGACCGGCGGATCGAGCACCGGCAGCAGCACGGGGATCGCATCGGCGCCCTCGCGCACCGCCGCGATGTATTTCTCGCCGACGACGTGGAACGGATGCGCCCCCAGCATGCGCCGGTCGCAAGGAAAGCCGACAATGGGACGGCGCGGGGTCATCTCGATGGCCTCATGACGGGCGGCCGTAGCACGCGGGAGCGCGGCGGGACAAGAAATGCCTGTTTGACGATGGCACCATAATGGTGCCATACTGATCCGGTGGAAAAGCGCAAGCCGAGCTTCGATCTGGCGCGGTTCAAGGCGGTGTGCGGCGATCCGCGACGCCTCGCGATCACGGGTACCGCGCTGCGGACCGCGGCGGAAATCGGCTTCGGGCGGAGCGAGATCGCGCAGGCCGTCCGCGCGATGAAGACGGCGCAGTTCCACAAGTCGATGACCAGCCATGCCGATCATCGCCGGTGGCAGGACGTCTATCACGTTCCGTTCGAGGGGATGGTCCTCTACGTGAAATTCACCGACGACGCCGTAACGGAGTTCACGCTGTTGTCGTTCAAGGAGCGTTGAGATGAGCGATACACGGATCCATCCCACGACCGGGGCCAAGCTGAAACGCGACACGCGGGCCTTCACGGTGCGCTACCGGGATCGCGAGCGCGTCGTTCAACTGCCGGGCTGGTATCCCGCGAAGCGCGGCGGCGAAAGTCTCCATGTCGGCGGCGACATGGCCGTCGTGGACAAGGCGCTGGCCGAGCTGAAGGCGGAGAGCCAGGGCGTGCTGAAGCCGGACGAAGTCCGCGCCATCCGCCTGCGCCTGAAATTGTCCCAGCGCAAGGCGAGCGAACTGCTCGGCGGCGGGCCGCGCGCGTTTCAGAAATACGAATCCGGCGAGGTGCTGGTGAGCCGGCCGATGACCCAGCTATTGCGGCTTTTGGAGCGCGATCCGCGGCGCCTCGAAGAGCTCACGCGGCGCGCGGCCGCGTAGCCGCGCCCTTCAATTCCCCCGGCGGGGCGCGAAGGGGTTCTTGTCCGGAAGCACGAAGAGCGCCGGCGGCAGAACCGCGCCCGGCTGGAGGTCGCGCAGCGCCACGGTGGTCGACAGCCCCTGGTCGTCGATCACCGTCCATTGCCGCAATTCGTGATCGGGCTCGGAGAACACCAGCGAAATGTTCGCCTTGGTGCGGTTCTGGCTGGTGCGCATGTTGACCACGAAGACGCCCTGCCCGTGCTCGATGCCGACCAGCTGCGGATTGCGCCGGATGTCGATGTCGTTGCCGAGGATCACGCCCAGCGGCGTGTCCGACAGCGGATAGCGATCGACCGTGTTCAGCCGCCGGTTGGCGACGGCGACCGTATGGCCGTCGGAGACGATCAGCGACGGCACGGGCGGGTCGTATTCGAAGCGCATCTTGCCGGGCTTGGCGATGTAGACCCGGCCCTGGTCGACGCCGCCATTGGGATCGACCTGCACGAAGCCGCCCTTGAGCGTCGTCACGGCGTTCAAGCTGGCGCTGATCGCATCCAGTTCCGCGCGGTCGTCGCTGCTGAGATCGAGATGGCGCGGCGGTGCGGGCTGGCCGGCCCCCATGAGGAGCGGCGAGGACAGGGCGACGAGCAGGGCAAGGGCGAAGCGGCGCATGCCGTCTCTTAAGATGCCTTTGTGTCGGGAGCTAGGCGTCGGCCTACTCCGCGGCCTGCTCGGCGCGCTGCCGGTATTCGGCGATGTGCGGGCAAAGGCCGTGGATCAGGAGCGTCATCACGCCTTCCAGCTCGCGCTCGAGCTTGGGCAGCGTCAGCTTCGACCACAATTGCGGATAGCGGAACTTCATCGTCGCGGCCTGCACCATCTCGGCGGTGAACTGCTTGTCGTCGACGGAGAATTCGCCGCGGCGCTCGGCCTCGTCGAGCAGCTCGATCAGGATCTTGCGCTCGTTTTCCAGCATCCAATTGGCGAAGCTCGGCCGTTCCTGGCTGATCACCCGCGCCATCTCGACGACGCGCGGATCCTTTTCGAGCTTGTGATAGGTGCGGCGCAATTCCTCGAACAGAAGATCGTGCAGCCGCTCGCGGGCGTCCTTGCCCGGCTGGATGGCGAGCTTGCGCAGATGCTCGAGATGCTTGCTGTAGTCCTCGGTCGCGATCGCCTCGGCGATGTCGAGCTTGCCCTGGAAAAAGCGGTAGAGATTGCCCGGCGACATCTCGCAGTCGCCCGCCACCTCGGCCATGGTCGTCTTGGCATAGCCGAAATGCGAAAATCGCTTCTTGGCGGCGCCGATGATGCAATCGCGTATGGTGTCTTTTTCGGCCATAGGATGTTCCTACCCAAGCACGTTTGTTGTTCTGCCCCTGAAGATAGCTACGATTTCTGAATAATCAACAAATCGTTCAATCTTCCAGTCGGGAATAGCGGCTCCGAAAATGTCAGAAAGTGTAAAAAACATAATCCCTTACGACAAAATCGGGGTCGTCGGGGGCGGTGCCTGGGGAACCGCCCTGGCGCTGGTGGCAGCGCTGGCGGGACGCCGGACCCTGCTTTGGGCCCGGGAAGCCGCGGTCGTCGATTCCGTCAACCGTTCCCATGAGAACGCGCAATTCCTCGCCGGCGTCGCATTGCCCGAGACGATCCGCGCCACCGCGGCGCTGGCGGAGACCGCGGCATCCGACGCGCTGCTGATCGTAGCCCCGGCCCAGCATCTGCGCGAGACCCTGGCCGCGCTCGCCCCGCATCTGCGGGATGCGACGCCCCTGATGCTCTGCGCCAAGGGGATCGAGCGCGGCAGCGGCTTGCTGCTGACCGAGGTGCTGCGCGAGGCAGCGCCTCGGGCCGAGCCCGCGATCCTCTCCGGCCCCTCCTTCGCGCGGGACGTCGGCAAGGGTCTGCCGACGGCCGTCACCATCGCCGCCCGCCTCGACATCGCCGAGCGGCTGCAGGCCAGCCTCGCCCACGCCCAGTTCCGCCCCTATGCCAGCGACGATCTCACCGGGGTGGCGCTCGGCGGCGCGGCGAAGAACGTCTACGCCATCGGCTGCGGCATCGCCGACGGCCTGGGCCTGGGCGAAAGCGCCCGCGCCGCGCTCCTGGCGCGCAGCTTCGCGGAGCTGAGCCGGCTGGGCGAGGCGCTGGGCGCGCGGGCCGAAACGCTGATGGGCCTTTCGGGCCTCGGCGATCTGGTGCTCACCGCCGCCAGCCCGTCGTCGCGCAATTTCGCCTTCGGCCAGAGGCTGGGCCAGGGCACCGGCCTCGCCGAGCTGGAATCGCCCGGCAAGCCGCTGGCGGAAGGCGTCGACACCGCGCCGGCGCTGGTGGCGCGGGCGCGCCGCCACGGCGTCGAGCTTCCGATCGCGGAAACCATCGCGGCGGTTCTCGCTTCCGACTTGCCCGCCGCCGCGGCATTGGAAAGACTGATGCGCCGGCCCTTGAAGCCGGAATAGCGCGGGGGCGTGGGGCATGTGGGGGCGGGGGCTGCTGGTCGCGGCGATGGCGGCCTTGTGCGCGCTGCCGGCCCAGGCGCGCGAGAAACCGGACAGCTACGATCCCGACATCGTCGAAGGCGACTGGATCCGCCCCGCCGACGTCCTGCTGATCGGCGATTCCCAGAGCCTCGGCTATTTCGGCGCCCAGCTCTACCGCTCGCTCTCGACCGAGCCCGATCCCAGAACCGGCAAGCCGCTGACCGTGTGGAGCTTCTGGACCTGCGGCTCCGACGTCGCGACATGGATGCGCGGCGGCGTCTCCTATTGCGGCATCCGCACCTGCAACGGCGCCGGCGACTGCGCCCGCGATCACGGCCCCCTGGACCGGCCCGGACGGGTGAGATACCGCGCGCTGCGCGACTATGTCGCCCGCATCCGCCCGCGCATCACCATCGTGTCGCTCGGCTCCAACATGCTGACGACGCGGCCCGCGACCTTCCGCGCCTATTACGCCACCTATCTGGCGGCGGTCGGCGCGCTCGCGGGCGAGATCGCGCGCGGCAACAGCCAATGCGTCTGGATCGGCCCGCCGCAGGCCGCCGTCTCGGTCAAGCCGGTGCAGGACTATGAGCGGTTCGTCGGCGATGTCGG from Rhizomicrobium sp. carries:
- a CDS encoding gamma-glutamyl-gamma-aminobutyrate hydrolase family protein, with product MTPRRPIVGFPCDRRMLGAHPFHVVGEKYIAAVREGADAIPVLLPVLDPPVAAEDFLAGIDGLLFTGSPSNVAPRHYGGPAPRPGVLQDEHRDATALPLLRAAIAAGKPVLAICRGFQELNVAFGGTLHQHVQEVPGRADHREKKDAPLDEQYGPAHPVEVAPGGRLAELIRERTFRVNSLHSQGIDRLAPGLFAEALAPDGQIEAVSMPGAKGFVLGVQWHPEWAWSDNPVSRAIFAAFGNALRAPPR
- a CDS encoding type II toxin-antitoxin system MqsR family toxin, with translation MEKRKPSFDLARFKAVCGDPRRLAITGTALRTAAEIGFGRSEIAQAVRAMKTAQFHKSMTSHADHRRWQDVYHVPFEGMVLYVKFTDDAVTEFTLLSFKER
- a CDS encoding type II toxin-antitoxin system MqsA family antitoxin, with product MSDTRIHPTTGAKLKRDTRAFTVRYRDRERVVQLPGWYPAKRGGESLHVGGDMAVVDKALAELKAESQGVLKPDEVRAIRLRLKLSQRKASELLGGGPRAFQKYESGEVLVSRPMTQLLRLLERDPRRLEELTRRAAA
- a CDS encoding outer-membrane lipoprotein carrier protein LolA, translated to MRRFALALLVALSSPLLMGAGQPAPPRHLDLSSDDRAELDAISASLNAVTTLKGGFVQVDPNGGVDQGRVYIAKPGKMRFEYDPPVPSLIVSDGHTVAVANRRLNTVDRYPLSDTPLGVILGNDIDIRRNPQLVGIEHGQGVFVVNMRTSQNRTKANISLVFSEPDHELRQWTVIDDQGLSTTVALRDLQPGAVLPPALFVLPDKNPFAPRRGN
- a CDS encoding TetR/AcrR family transcriptional regulator translates to MAEKDTIRDCIIGAAKKRFSHFGYAKTTMAEVAGDCEMSPGNLYRFFQGKLDIAEAIATEDYSKHLEHLRKLAIQPGKDARERLHDLLFEELRRTYHKLEKDPRVVEMARVISQERPSFANWMLENERKILIELLDEAERRGEFSVDDKQFTAEMVQAATMKFRYPQLWSKLTLPKLERELEGVMTLLIHGLCPHIAEYRQRAEQAAE
- a CDS encoding NAD(P)H-dependent glycerol-3-phosphate dehydrogenase; the protein is MSESVKNIIPYDKIGVVGGGAWGTALALVAALAGRRTLLWAREAAVVDSVNRSHENAQFLAGVALPETIRATAALAETAASDALLIVAPAQHLRETLAALAPHLRDATPLMLCAKGIERGSGLLLTEVLREAAPRAEPAILSGPSFARDVGKGLPTAVTIAARLDIAERLQASLAHAQFRPYASDDLTGVALGGAAKNVYAIGCGIADGLGLGESARAALLARSFAELSRLGEALGARAETLMGLSGLGDLVLTAASPSSRNFAFGQRLGQGTGLAELESPGKPLAEGVDTAPALVARARRHGVELPIAETIAAVLASDLPAAAALERLMRRPLKPE
- a CDS encoding SGNH/GDSL hydrolase family protein → MWGRGLLVAAMAALCALPAQAREKPDSYDPDIVEGDWIRPADVLLIGDSQSLGYFGAQLYRSLSTEPDPRTGKPLTVWSFWTCGSDVATWMRGGVSYCGIRTCNGAGDCARDHGPLDRPGRVRYRALRDYVARIRPRITIVSLGSNMLTTRPATFRAYYATYLAAVGALAGEIARGNSQCVWIGPPQAAVSVKPVQDYERFVGDVGRAAKAAGCAYIDSNPLSDRAFVLHGDPEGIHYQGAGERAWETKVWGVLEPVLHARLAR